One window from the genome of Balearica regulorum gibbericeps isolate bBalReg1 chromosome 18, bBalReg1.pri, whole genome shotgun sequence encodes:
- the ZNF207 gene encoding BUB3-interacting and GLEBS motif-containing protein ZNF207 isoform X8: MGRKKKKQLKPWCWYCNRDFDDEKILIQHQKAKHFKCHICHKKLYTGPGLAIHCMQVHKETIDAVPNAIPGRTDIELEIYGMEGIPEKDMEERRRLLEQKTQESQKKKQQDDSDEYEDDESAASTSFQPQQVQPQQGYIPPMAQPGLPPVPGAPGMPPGIPPLMAGVPPMMPGMPPVMPGMPPGMMPMGGMMPPGPGIPPLMPGMPPGMPPPVGPRPGMPPMTQAQPVTAPGILNRPPAPAASAPTPQPPVTKPLFPSAGQMGTPVTSSSTASSNSESLSASSNALFPSTAQAAAAVPGPVGTDFKPLNSTPATTTEPPKPTFPAYTQSTASTTSTTNSTAAKPATSITSKPATLTTTSATSKLIHPDEDISLEERRAQLPKYQRNLPRPGQASLGNPPVGPIGGMMPPQPGIPPQQQGMRPPMPPHGQYGAHHQGMPGYLPGAMPPYGQGPPMVPPYQSGPPRPPMGMRPPVMSQGGRY, encoded by the exons ATGGGCCGTAAGaagaagaagcagctgaagcCTTGGTGCTG GTATTGTAACAGGGATTTTGATGATGAAAAAATCCTTATACAGcatcaaaaagcaaagcactttaAATGCCATATATGTCATAAGAAACTGTATACAGGACCTGGTTTAGCTATACATTGCATGCAG gtacATAAAGAAACAATAGATGCTGTTCCAAATGCTATTCCTGGAAGAACAGACATTGAACTGGAAATCTATGGCATGGAGGGCATTCCAGAAAAAGATATGGAGGAACGGAGGAGGTTACTTGAACAAAAAACTCAGG AGAgccaaaagaagaaacaacaggATGATTCTGATGAGTATGAAGATGATGAATCTGCAGCTTCAACTTCGTTTCAACCCCAGCAAGTTCAGCCACAGCAGGGGTACATTCCCCCGATGGCACAACCAGGTTTGCCTCCTGTGCCAGGTGCACCAGGGATGCCTCCAG gtatACCACCATTAATGGCAGGTGTTCCACCTATGATGCCTGGAATGCCTCCAGTTATGCCTGGAATGCCACCTGG gATGATGCCGATGGGTGGAATGATGCCTCCTGGGCCAGGAATACCACCTCTTATGCCTGGTATGCCACCAG GTATGCCACCACCTGTTGGTCCTCGTCCTGGGATGCCTCCAATGACACAAGCACAGCCTGTTACAGCACCAGGCATTCTTAACAggcccccagctcctgctgcatcAGCACCTACTCCCCAGCCTCCAGTTACTAAACCACTCTTCCCAAGTGCAGGGCAG ATGGGGACACCTGTCACAAGCTCAAGTACAGCTTCCTCCAATTCAGAAAGTCTGTCAGCATCTTCTAACGCTCTGTTTCCTAGCACAGCACAA gctgcagcagctgttccAGGTCCAGTTGGTACTGATTTCAAACCTTTGAATTCTACACCTGCAACAACAACAGAACCCCCAAAACCTACATTCCCTGCTTACACGCAGTCTACAGCCTCAACCACTAGCACGACAAACAGTACTGCAGCTAAACCAGCTACATCCATAACAAGTAAGCCTGCTACCCTCACAACAACCAGTGCAACCAGTAAGTTGATCCATCCAGATGAGGATATATCACTG GAAGAGAGAAGGGCACAGTTGCCTAAGTATCAGCGTAATCTTCCTCGACCAGGACAAGCTTCCTTGGGTAATCCACCAGTTGGACCAATTGGAGGTATGATGCCACCACAGCCAGGAATTCCTCCACAACAACAAGGAATGAGACCTCCCATGCCACCTCATG GTCAGTATGGTGCTCATCACCAGGGCATGCCAGGATATCTTCCTGGAGCGATGCCTCCATACGGTCAGGGACCTCCGATGGTGCCCCCTTACCAAAGTGGACCTCCTCGACCTCCAATGGGAATGAGACCTCCTGTAATGTCACAGGGTGGCCGCTACTGA
- the ZNF207 gene encoding BUB3-interacting and GLEBS motif-containing protein ZNF207 isoform X9, translating to MGRKKKKQLKPWCWYCNRDFDDEKILIQHQKAKHFKCHICHKKLYTGPGLAIHCMQVHKETIDAVPNAIPGRTDIELEIYGMEGIPEKDMEERRRLLEQKTQAESQKKKQQDDSDEYEDDESAASTSFQPQQVQPQQGYIPPMAQPGLPPVPGAPGMPPGIPPLMAGVPPMMPGMPPVMPGMPPGLHQQRKYMQSFCGGNMMMPMGGMMPPGPGIPPLMPGMPPGRSGLSNSYYGMPPPVGPRPGMPPMTQAQPVTAPGILNRPPAPAASAPTPQPPVTKPLFPSAGQAAAAVPGPVGTDFKPLNSTPATTTEPPKPTFPAYTQSTASTTSTTNSTAAKPATSITSKPATLTTTSATSKLIHPDEDISLEERRAQLPKYQRNLPRPGQASLGNPPVGPIGGMMPPQPGIPPQQQGMRPPMPPHGQYGAHHQGMPGYLPGAMPPYGQGPPMVPPYQSGPPRPPMGMRPPVMSQGGRY from the exons ATGGGCCGTAAGaagaagaagcagctgaagcCTTGGTGCTG GTATTGTAACAGGGATTTTGATGATGAAAAAATCCTTATACAGcatcaaaaagcaaagcactttaAATGCCATATATGTCATAAGAAACTGTATACAGGACCTGGTTTAGCTATACATTGCATGCAG gtacATAAAGAAACAATAGATGCTGTTCCAAATGCTATTCCTGGAAGAACAGACATTGAACTGGAAATCTATGGCATGGAGGGCATTCCAGAAAAAGATATGGAGGAACGGAGGAGGTTACTTGAACAAAAAACTCAGG CAGAGAgccaaaagaagaaacaacaggATGATTCTGATGAGTATGAAGATGATGAATCTGCAGCTTCAACTTCGTTTCAACCCCAGCAAGTTCAGCCACAGCAGGGGTACATTCCCCCGATGGCACAACCAGGTTTGCCTCCTGTGCCAGGTGCACCAGGGATGCCTCCAG gtatACCACCATTAATGGCAGGTGTTCCACCTATGATGCCTGGAATGCCTCCAGTTATGCCTGGAATGCCACCTGG ATTACatcaacagagaaaatacatgcaGTCATTTTGTGGTGGAAACAT gATGATGCCGATGGGTGGAATGATGCCTCCTGGGCCAGGAATACCACCTCTTATGCCTGGTATGCCACCAGGTAGGTCAGGGTTGTCGAACTCGTACTATG GTATGCCACCACCTGTTGGTCCTCGTCCTGGGATGCCTCCAATGACACAAGCACAGCCTGTTACAGCACCAGGCATTCTTAACAggcccccagctcctgctgcatcAGCACCTACTCCCCAGCCTCCAGTTACTAAACCACTCTTCCCAAGTGCAGGGCAG gctgcagcagctgttccAGGTCCAGTTGGTACTGATTTCAAACCTTTGAATTCTACACCTGCAACAACAACAGAACCCCCAAAACCTACATTCCCTGCTTACACGCAGTCTACAGCCTCAACCACTAGCACGACAAACAGTACTGCAGCTAAACCAGCTACATCCATAACAAGTAAGCCTGCTACCCTCACAACAACCAGTGCAACCAGTAAGTTGATCCATCCAGATGAGGATATATCACTG GAAGAGAGAAGGGCACAGTTGCCTAAGTATCAGCGTAATCTTCCTCGACCAGGACAAGCTTCCTTGGGTAATCCACCAGTTGGACCAATTGGAGGTATGATGCCACCACAGCCAGGAATTCCTCCACAACAACAAGGAATGAGACCTCCCATGCCACCTCATG GTCAGTATGGTGCTCATCACCAGGGCATGCCAGGATATCTTCCTGGAGCGATGCCTCCATACGGTCAGGGACCTCCGATGGTGCCCCCTTACCAAAGTGGACCTCCTCGACCTCCAATGGGAATGAGACCTCCTGTAATGTCACAGGGTGGCCGCTACTGA
- the ZNF207 gene encoding BUB3-interacting and GLEBS motif-containing protein ZNF207 isoform X6: protein MGRKKKKQLKPWCWYCNRDFDDEKILIQHQKAKHFKCHICHKKLYTGPGLAIHCMQVHKETIDAVPNAIPGRTDIELEIYGMEGIPEKDMEERRRLLEQKTQESQKKKQQDDSDEYEDDESAASTSFQPQQVQPQQGYIPPMAQPGLPPVPGAPGMPPGIPPLMAGVPPMMPGMPPVMPGMPPGMMPMGGMMPPGPGIPPLMPGMPPGRSGLSNSYYGMPPPVGPRPGMPPMTQAQPVTAPGILNRPPAPAASAPTPQPPVTKPLFPSAGQMGTPVTSSSTASSNSESLSASSNALFPSTAQAAAAVPGPVGTDFKPLNSTPATTTEPPKPTFPAYTQSTASTTSTTNSTAAKPATSITSKPATLTTTSATSKLIHPDEDISLEERRAQLPKYQRNLPRPGQASLGNPPVGPIGGMMPPQPGIPPQQQGMRPPMPPHGQYGAHHQGMPGYLPGAMPPYGQGPPMVPPYQSGPPRPPMGMRPPVMSQGGRY, encoded by the exons ATGGGCCGTAAGaagaagaagcagctgaagcCTTGGTGCTG GTATTGTAACAGGGATTTTGATGATGAAAAAATCCTTATACAGcatcaaaaagcaaagcactttaAATGCCATATATGTCATAAGAAACTGTATACAGGACCTGGTTTAGCTATACATTGCATGCAG gtacATAAAGAAACAATAGATGCTGTTCCAAATGCTATTCCTGGAAGAACAGACATTGAACTGGAAATCTATGGCATGGAGGGCATTCCAGAAAAAGATATGGAGGAACGGAGGAGGTTACTTGAACAAAAAACTCAGG AGAgccaaaagaagaaacaacaggATGATTCTGATGAGTATGAAGATGATGAATCTGCAGCTTCAACTTCGTTTCAACCCCAGCAAGTTCAGCCACAGCAGGGGTACATTCCCCCGATGGCACAACCAGGTTTGCCTCCTGTGCCAGGTGCACCAGGGATGCCTCCAG gtatACCACCATTAATGGCAGGTGTTCCACCTATGATGCCTGGAATGCCTCCAGTTATGCCTGGAATGCCACCTGG gATGATGCCGATGGGTGGAATGATGCCTCCTGGGCCAGGAATACCACCTCTTATGCCTGGTATGCCACCAGGTAGGTCAGGGTTGTCGAACTCGTACTATG GTATGCCACCACCTGTTGGTCCTCGTCCTGGGATGCCTCCAATGACACAAGCACAGCCTGTTACAGCACCAGGCATTCTTAACAggcccccagctcctgctgcatcAGCACCTACTCCCCAGCCTCCAGTTACTAAACCACTCTTCCCAAGTGCAGGGCAG ATGGGGACACCTGTCACAAGCTCAAGTACAGCTTCCTCCAATTCAGAAAGTCTGTCAGCATCTTCTAACGCTCTGTTTCCTAGCACAGCACAA gctgcagcagctgttccAGGTCCAGTTGGTACTGATTTCAAACCTTTGAATTCTACACCTGCAACAACAACAGAACCCCCAAAACCTACATTCCCTGCTTACACGCAGTCTACAGCCTCAACCACTAGCACGACAAACAGTACTGCAGCTAAACCAGCTACATCCATAACAAGTAAGCCTGCTACCCTCACAACAACCAGTGCAACCAGTAAGTTGATCCATCCAGATGAGGATATATCACTG GAAGAGAGAAGGGCACAGTTGCCTAAGTATCAGCGTAATCTTCCTCGACCAGGACAAGCTTCCTTGGGTAATCCACCAGTTGGACCAATTGGAGGTATGATGCCACCACAGCCAGGAATTCCTCCACAACAACAAGGAATGAGACCTCCCATGCCACCTCATG GTCAGTATGGTGCTCATCACCAGGGCATGCCAGGATATCTTCCTGGAGCGATGCCTCCATACGGTCAGGGACCTCCGATGGTGCCCCCTTACCAAAGTGGACCTCCTCGACCTCCAATGGGAATGAGACCTCCTGTAATGTCACAGGGTGGCCGCTACTGA
- the ZNF207 gene encoding BUB3-interacting and GLEBS motif-containing protein ZNF207 isoform X1 codes for MGRKKKKQLKPWCWYCNRDFDDEKILIQHQKAKHFKCHICHKKLYTGPGLAIHCMQVHKETIDAVPNAIPGRTDIELEIYGMEGIPEKDMEERRRLLEQKTQAESQKKKQQDDSDEYEDDESAASTSFQPQQVQPQQGYIPPMAQPGLPPVPGAPGMPPGIPPLMAGVPPMMPGMPPVMPGMPPGLHQQRKYMQSFCGGNMMMPMGGMMPPGPGIPPLMPGMPPGRSGLSNSYYGMPPPVGPRPGMPPMTQAQPVTAPGILNRPPAPAASAPTPQPPVTKPLFPSAGQMGTPVTSSSTASSNSESLSASSNALFPSTAQAAAAVPGPVGTDFKPLNSTPATTTEPPKPTFPAYTQSTASTTSTTNSTAAKPATSITSKPATLTTTSATSKLIHPDEDISLEERRAQLPKYQRNLPRPGQASLGNPPVGPIGGMMPPQPGIPPQQQGMRPPMPPHGQYGAHHQGMPGYLPGAMPPYGQGPPMVPPYQSGPPRPPMGMRPPVMSQGGRY; via the exons ATGGGCCGTAAGaagaagaagcagctgaagcCTTGGTGCTG GTATTGTAACAGGGATTTTGATGATGAAAAAATCCTTATACAGcatcaaaaagcaaagcactttaAATGCCATATATGTCATAAGAAACTGTATACAGGACCTGGTTTAGCTATACATTGCATGCAG gtacATAAAGAAACAATAGATGCTGTTCCAAATGCTATTCCTGGAAGAACAGACATTGAACTGGAAATCTATGGCATGGAGGGCATTCCAGAAAAAGATATGGAGGAACGGAGGAGGTTACTTGAACAAAAAACTCAGG CAGAGAgccaaaagaagaaacaacaggATGATTCTGATGAGTATGAAGATGATGAATCTGCAGCTTCAACTTCGTTTCAACCCCAGCAAGTTCAGCCACAGCAGGGGTACATTCCCCCGATGGCACAACCAGGTTTGCCTCCTGTGCCAGGTGCACCAGGGATGCCTCCAG gtatACCACCATTAATGGCAGGTGTTCCACCTATGATGCCTGGAATGCCTCCAGTTATGCCTGGAATGCCACCTGG ATTACatcaacagagaaaatacatgcaGTCATTTTGTGGTGGAAACAT gATGATGCCGATGGGTGGAATGATGCCTCCTGGGCCAGGAATACCACCTCTTATGCCTGGTATGCCACCAGGTAGGTCAGGGTTGTCGAACTCGTACTATG GTATGCCACCACCTGTTGGTCCTCGTCCTGGGATGCCTCCAATGACACAAGCACAGCCTGTTACAGCACCAGGCATTCTTAACAggcccccagctcctgctgcatcAGCACCTACTCCCCAGCCTCCAGTTACTAAACCACTCTTCCCAAGTGCAGGGCAG ATGGGGACACCTGTCACAAGCTCAAGTACAGCTTCCTCCAATTCAGAAAGTCTGTCAGCATCTTCTAACGCTCTGTTTCCTAGCACAGCACAA gctgcagcagctgttccAGGTCCAGTTGGTACTGATTTCAAACCTTTGAATTCTACACCTGCAACAACAACAGAACCCCCAAAACCTACATTCCCTGCTTACACGCAGTCTACAGCCTCAACCACTAGCACGACAAACAGTACTGCAGCTAAACCAGCTACATCCATAACAAGTAAGCCTGCTACCCTCACAACAACCAGTGCAACCAGTAAGTTGATCCATCCAGATGAGGATATATCACTG GAAGAGAGAAGGGCACAGTTGCCTAAGTATCAGCGTAATCTTCCTCGACCAGGACAAGCTTCCTTGGGTAATCCACCAGTTGGACCAATTGGAGGTATGATGCCACCACAGCCAGGAATTCCTCCACAACAACAAGGAATGAGACCTCCCATGCCACCTCATG GTCAGTATGGTGCTCATCACCAGGGCATGCCAGGATATCTTCCTGGAGCGATGCCTCCATACGGTCAGGGACCTCCGATGGTGCCCCCTTACCAAAGTGGACCTCCTCGACCTCCAATGGGAATGAGACCTCCTGTAATGTCACAGGGTGGCCGCTACTGA
- the ZNF207 gene encoding BUB3-interacting and GLEBS motif-containing protein ZNF207 isoform X15, with translation MLFQMLFLEEQTLNWKSMAWRAFQKKIWRNGGGYLNKKSLAESQKKKQQDDSDEYEDDESAASTSFQPQQVQPQQGYIPPMAQPGLPPVPGAPGMPPGIPPLMAGVPPMMPGMPPVMPGMPPGLHQQRKYMQSFCGGNMMMPMGGMMPPGPGIPPLMPGMPPGRSGLSNSYYGMPPPVGPRPGMPPMTQAQPVTAPGILNRPPAPAASAPTPQPPVTKPLFPSAGQMGTPVTSSSTASSNSESLSASSNALFPSTAQAAAAVPGPVGTDFKPLNSTPATTTEPPKPTFPAYTQSTASTTSTTNSTAAKPATSITSKPATLTTTSATSKLIHPDEDISLEERRAQLPKYQRNLPRPGQASLGNPPVGPIGGMMPPQPGIPPQQQGMRPPMPPHGQYGAHHQGMPGYLPGAMPPYGQGPPMVPPYQSGPPRPPMGMRPPVMSQGGRY, from the exons ATGCTGTTCCAAATGCTATTCCTGGAAGAACAGACATTGAACTGGAAATCTATGGCATGGAGGGCATTCCAGAAAAAGATATGGAGGAACGGAGGAGGTTACTTGAACAAAAAA TCTTTAGCAGAGAgccaaaagaagaaacaacaggATGATTCTGATGAGTATGAAGATGATGAATCTGCAGCTTCAACTTCGTTTCAACCCCAGCAAGTTCAGCCACAGCAGGGGTACATTCCCCCGATGGCACAACCAGGTTTGCCTCCTGTGCCAGGTGCACCAGGGATGCCTCCAG gtatACCACCATTAATGGCAGGTGTTCCACCTATGATGCCTGGAATGCCTCCAGTTATGCCTGGAATGCCACCTGG ATTACatcaacagagaaaatacatgcaGTCATTTTGTGGTGGAAACAT gATGATGCCGATGGGTGGAATGATGCCTCCTGGGCCAGGAATACCACCTCTTATGCCTGGTATGCCACCAGGTAGGTCAGGGTTGTCGAACTCGTACTATG GTATGCCACCACCTGTTGGTCCTCGTCCTGGGATGCCTCCAATGACACAAGCACAGCCTGTTACAGCACCAGGCATTCTTAACAggcccccagctcctgctgcatcAGCACCTACTCCCCAGCCTCCAGTTACTAAACCACTCTTCCCAAGTGCAGGGCAG ATGGGGACACCTGTCACAAGCTCAAGTACAGCTTCCTCCAATTCAGAAAGTCTGTCAGCATCTTCTAACGCTCTGTTTCCTAGCACAGCACAA gctgcagcagctgttccAGGTCCAGTTGGTACTGATTTCAAACCTTTGAATTCTACACCTGCAACAACAACAGAACCCCCAAAACCTACATTCCCTGCTTACACGCAGTCTACAGCCTCAACCACTAGCACGACAAACAGTACTGCAGCTAAACCAGCTACATCCATAACAAGTAAGCCTGCTACCCTCACAACAACCAGTGCAACCAGTAAGTTGATCCATCCAGATGAGGATATATCACTG GAAGAGAGAAGGGCACAGTTGCCTAAGTATCAGCGTAATCTTCCTCGACCAGGACAAGCTTCCTTGGGTAATCCACCAGTTGGACCAATTGGAGGTATGATGCCACCACAGCCAGGAATTCCTCCACAACAACAAGGAATGAGACCTCCCATGCCACCTCATG GTCAGTATGGTGCTCATCACCAGGGCATGCCAGGATATCTTCCTGGAGCGATGCCTCCATACGGTCAGGGACCTCCGATGGTGCCCCCTTACCAAAGTGGACCTCCTCGACCTCCAATGGGAATGAGACCTCCTGTAATGTCACAGGGTGGCCGCTACTGA
- the ZNF207 gene encoding BUB3-interacting and GLEBS motif-containing protein ZNF207 isoform X12 — MGRKKKKQLKPWCWYCNRDFDDEKILIQHQKAKHFKCHICHKKLYTGPGLAIHCMQVHKETIDAVPNAIPGRTDIELEIYGMEGIPEKDMEERRRLLEQKTQESQKKKQQDDSDEYEDDESAASTSFQPQQVQPQQGYIPPMAQPGLPPVPGAPGMPPGIPPLMAGVPPMMPGMPPVMPGMPPGLHQQRKYMQSFCGGNMMMPMGGMMPPGPGIPPLMPGMPPGMPPPVGPRPGMPPMTQAQPVTAPGILNRPPAPAASAPTPQPPVTKPLFPSAGQAAAAVPGPVGTDFKPLNSTPATTTEPPKPTFPAYTQSTASTTSTTNSTAAKPATSITSKPATLTTTSATSKLIHPDEDISLEERRAQLPKYQRNLPRPGQASLGNPPVGPIGGMMPPQPGIPPQQQGMRPPMPPHGQYGAHHQGMPGYLPGAMPPYGQGPPMVPPYQSGPPRPPMGMRPPVMSQGGRY; from the exons ATGGGCCGTAAGaagaagaagcagctgaagcCTTGGTGCTG GTATTGTAACAGGGATTTTGATGATGAAAAAATCCTTATACAGcatcaaaaagcaaagcactttaAATGCCATATATGTCATAAGAAACTGTATACAGGACCTGGTTTAGCTATACATTGCATGCAG gtacATAAAGAAACAATAGATGCTGTTCCAAATGCTATTCCTGGAAGAACAGACATTGAACTGGAAATCTATGGCATGGAGGGCATTCCAGAAAAAGATATGGAGGAACGGAGGAGGTTACTTGAACAAAAAACTCAGG AGAgccaaaagaagaaacaacaggATGATTCTGATGAGTATGAAGATGATGAATCTGCAGCTTCAACTTCGTTTCAACCCCAGCAAGTTCAGCCACAGCAGGGGTACATTCCCCCGATGGCACAACCAGGTTTGCCTCCTGTGCCAGGTGCACCAGGGATGCCTCCAG gtatACCACCATTAATGGCAGGTGTTCCACCTATGATGCCTGGAATGCCTCCAGTTATGCCTGGAATGCCACCTGG ATTACatcaacagagaaaatacatgcaGTCATTTTGTGGTGGAAACAT gATGATGCCGATGGGTGGAATGATGCCTCCTGGGCCAGGAATACCACCTCTTATGCCTGGTATGCCACCAG GTATGCCACCACCTGTTGGTCCTCGTCCTGGGATGCCTCCAATGACACAAGCACAGCCTGTTACAGCACCAGGCATTCTTAACAggcccccagctcctgctgcatcAGCACCTACTCCCCAGCCTCCAGTTACTAAACCACTCTTCCCAAGTGCAGGGCAG gctgcagcagctgttccAGGTCCAGTTGGTACTGATTTCAAACCTTTGAATTCTACACCTGCAACAACAACAGAACCCCCAAAACCTACATTCCCTGCTTACACGCAGTCTACAGCCTCAACCACTAGCACGACAAACAGTACTGCAGCTAAACCAGCTACATCCATAACAAGTAAGCCTGCTACCCTCACAACAACCAGTGCAACCAGTAAGTTGATCCATCCAGATGAGGATATATCACTG GAAGAGAGAAGGGCACAGTTGCCTAAGTATCAGCGTAATCTTCCTCGACCAGGACAAGCTTCCTTGGGTAATCCACCAGTTGGACCAATTGGAGGTATGATGCCACCACAGCCAGGAATTCCTCCACAACAACAAGGAATGAGACCTCCCATGCCACCTCATG GTCAGTATGGTGCTCATCACCAGGGCATGCCAGGATATCTTCCTGGAGCGATGCCTCCATACGGTCAGGGACCTCCGATGGTGCCCCCTTACCAAAGTGGACCTCCTCGACCTCCAATGGGAATGAGACCTCCTGTAATGTCACAGGGTGGCCGCTACTGA
- the ZNF207 gene encoding BUB3-interacting and GLEBS motif-containing protein ZNF207 isoform X4, producing the protein MGRKKKKQLKPWCWYCNRDFDDEKILIQHQKAKHFKCHICHKKLYTGPGLAIHCMQVHKETIDAVPNAIPGRTDIELEIYGMEGIPEKDMEERRRLLEQKTQESQKKKQQDDSDEYEDDESAASTSFQPQQVQPQQGYIPPMAQPGLPPVPGAPGMPPGIPPLMAGVPPMMPGMPPVMPGMPPGLHQQRKYMQSFCGGNMMMPMGGMMPPGPGIPPLMPGMPPGMPPPVGPRPGMPPMTQAQPVTAPGILNRPPAPAASAPTPQPPVTKPLFPSAGQMGTPVTSSSTASSNSESLSASSNALFPSTAQAAAAVPGPVGTDFKPLNSTPATTTEPPKPTFPAYTQSTASTTSTTNSTAAKPATSITSKPATLTTTSATSKLIHPDEDISLEERRAQLPKYQRNLPRPGQASLGNPPVGPIGGMMPPQPGIPPQQQGMRPPMPPHGQYGAHHQGMPGYLPGAMPPYGQGPPMVPPYQSGPPRPPMGMRPPVMSQGGRY; encoded by the exons ATGGGCCGTAAGaagaagaagcagctgaagcCTTGGTGCTG GTATTGTAACAGGGATTTTGATGATGAAAAAATCCTTATACAGcatcaaaaagcaaagcactttaAATGCCATATATGTCATAAGAAACTGTATACAGGACCTGGTTTAGCTATACATTGCATGCAG gtacATAAAGAAACAATAGATGCTGTTCCAAATGCTATTCCTGGAAGAACAGACATTGAACTGGAAATCTATGGCATGGAGGGCATTCCAGAAAAAGATATGGAGGAACGGAGGAGGTTACTTGAACAAAAAACTCAGG AGAgccaaaagaagaaacaacaggATGATTCTGATGAGTATGAAGATGATGAATCTGCAGCTTCAACTTCGTTTCAACCCCAGCAAGTTCAGCCACAGCAGGGGTACATTCCCCCGATGGCACAACCAGGTTTGCCTCCTGTGCCAGGTGCACCAGGGATGCCTCCAG gtatACCACCATTAATGGCAGGTGTTCCACCTATGATGCCTGGAATGCCTCCAGTTATGCCTGGAATGCCACCTGG ATTACatcaacagagaaaatacatgcaGTCATTTTGTGGTGGAAACAT gATGATGCCGATGGGTGGAATGATGCCTCCTGGGCCAGGAATACCACCTCTTATGCCTGGTATGCCACCAG GTATGCCACCACCTGTTGGTCCTCGTCCTGGGATGCCTCCAATGACACAAGCACAGCCTGTTACAGCACCAGGCATTCTTAACAggcccccagctcctgctgcatcAGCACCTACTCCCCAGCCTCCAGTTACTAAACCACTCTTCCCAAGTGCAGGGCAG ATGGGGACACCTGTCACAAGCTCAAGTACAGCTTCCTCCAATTCAGAAAGTCTGTCAGCATCTTCTAACGCTCTGTTTCCTAGCACAGCACAA gctgcagcagctgttccAGGTCCAGTTGGTACTGATTTCAAACCTTTGAATTCTACACCTGCAACAACAACAGAACCCCCAAAACCTACATTCCCTGCTTACACGCAGTCTACAGCCTCAACCACTAGCACGACAAACAGTACTGCAGCTAAACCAGCTACATCCATAACAAGTAAGCCTGCTACCCTCACAACAACCAGTGCAACCAGTAAGTTGATCCATCCAGATGAGGATATATCACTG GAAGAGAGAAGGGCACAGTTGCCTAAGTATCAGCGTAATCTTCCTCGACCAGGACAAGCTTCCTTGGGTAATCCACCAGTTGGACCAATTGGAGGTATGATGCCACCACAGCCAGGAATTCCTCCACAACAACAAGGAATGAGACCTCCCATGCCACCTCATG GTCAGTATGGTGCTCATCACCAGGGCATGCCAGGATATCTTCCTGGAGCGATGCCTCCATACGGTCAGGGACCTCCGATGGTGCCCCCTTACCAAAGTGGACCTCCTCGACCTCCAATGGGAATGAGACCTCCTGTAATGTCACAGGGTGGCCGCTACTGA